The following is a genomic window from Prunus persica cultivar Lovell chromosome G7, Prunus_persica_NCBIv2, whole genome shotgun sequence.
GTAGAGTATGCATCCAAAACGACTGATTCATCTTTTTAAGTAATTGCAAAATATTTCCCCCACCCATCTAGAGACAAATTGACATGAATGctatttgttatatttatataaattatttctttaaaaattgtATACATAATAATTTGCATGGGTCCAATATTGATGATTTGAAGCTATACGATGTCTTTATGTGCAATTGGTTTTGTAAGAGCTGATTAGCTTTGGATGATTTGGACACCATGTCCTTGGTCTTTGGTTTGCATTAGATTCTTTTGAGAATGGAAGTTATAATTAGTATATTTGTAAGACATATAAAACAAATCATCCTATCATAATAATAAGACGAGTTTCTACCGAATTACTTCCGGACGAGCCCTTCAATATTGGGGGTTTTAAGCAAAAACGATAATCAAATTTAcatatttatgtacaaaacCAACTTTTTATTTGCACCCAACTTCTTTCTCATTACACccaatatgtatatataaatacattttgcccttatttatttgtccACCACAACAAATATCTGAGGCAATTCACATGTTATCAAttggggagagggagagaaacgATGGCGAAAATTGAGAAACAATGGCGAAAATTTACGAAAATAGTTAAAATAAGCTATGATTAAGATAGCCTAAGAAAACCGAATAATAGTGAAAAATAAGACAAAATGCTCCCTTCAAATTATGACATGTTCCTGTAAtaagataattaaaaaaaagtgagtATTATAACATTttacttcaaattttcatagacacatatatacatgaagTTTAATTGAtcaaagaatatatatatatatatatatatatatatatatgctcaaATATAATCTTATAGAGATGACTCGGATCTTATTCTAGGGCGGAGGTGGGCTCCAACCCAATGTAATGTTTTTGAAGTGCAACAATTTGGTGTTAATTCATCCCACTAAATGGAAATTAGCCCACTCAATCCCTGCACGAATAGGTCCGTTACATCCGAACAACTCCTTATATAAAGTCACTCAGCCACTCatacataaatatatgaaaataataataattatagcaagttttgaaaaaaatttccccTAGATCTTATTAGTTACTTTCTTAGCTCCACTTGatgcactttttcttttgttcaattGATGCACGCATCTTAGGTTTTCTCTCGTTTATCAAGCACGACACGAAATGAAAGTGTATTCATTTGGAATTATGCTTCAAAGTCACGTGAATTACTTTGAGATCATGGCCTTGCAGGTGATTTGCAAAAAGGCCTATGCAAAAACAAAGTCTCATGTAAGGAAGATCACATGATTCAACAAATTATCCACACGATACTGGGAGGAAGGAGCCAAATACAGCCGCAAGTACAGAGAGTAAAGACACGAAGGATGTTGAAGGTGACATATACACGCATGTTGATGAGTGTGGTTTCACCTGAGGTGGCAGATTGCTGGCTATCTCTTTGATTTAACCAAAGAATATGTAGGTAGCTAGGCGCATTTATTTCAGAgtgtaaaagaaaagaaagagctacttggaaaagaaaaactgcccaccagaaaatataaatgtaAACCATTAACCTCAAGTTATTTTATTAAGAGGGAAAATATATTATCACTCGATCACAGTTTGATACTGTTGAGATTGTGTAGCTCGATACAAATTATAAATGTAAAATTAGTTGTGATTTCACGTTGAAAAAATACCGTAATGATctaaagttaaaaaataaattgtttatCACTAATCACATCGATAAAATTTCACATCTTTATAAGTCGCTTTAGACCTCATTTCACCCAAAATATTGAATTGCGTGGTTAAGTTGATGAAAATggtcactattcacgtgatCTTATCATGTTATTAATTACTCGTACTGAAAGTTGCATACCTTCATAAATGTGAGAGATGTAAGGTAAGAAATTAAAGCTTTCATAGATAGATATACACTATCGCTGGCCCGCATGTTAATTTGAGATTTCTAAATTATTCATGTGGTAGTTGAAGTGCTTATGACTGTACTCTATTTGTTCTCTGCAAGGGGGGTTGTGGCAATTTCTAGCTCAATGACTACAAAGATATTTTATGCCTTGTTTTAATGACTTTGCCTGTGGTCCGTCCTGTCCAAacgaatgaaaaaaataaaacaagcatCTAACTCAGCATTGCCTGAATTATTTAGTGAAAAACAACCCATCCCATGAATCTCTTTTCTTGATTTCCCAATCTTTAGTGGTAGATGActgatttcctttttttaagtaCTGACTTGAGTCAGAATTCATCTCCAATCTTGTAAGGGATGGGATAAAATCTGATGCACCGGGAAGAAAATTTTACCTAATTATTTGTCTGGTTGGAAAGTTTGTACTTTGCTTGTTAAATTGCACAGGCTTTGGAACAAGTCAGGGAATTTGAAACCCCAACAAAAGACACACCATATCTAAAAGAAAAGTGTTTTCTATTTGTGATATAATGTTCCTACCTACCTGATTAGATAACTTTATCAGCAAAATTTACACCGAGATATCTCAGTTGTGGAGGCAACTAATTCTCCATCACTTGCACCAGAAGAAAAGTTATTGCAGTCCTTGCACTCACAGATCAGATGAGAAAAATAGGCATCTCCGCAGAAGGAGAAGAATTTACATGTCAGGAGAATGGCTTTATGCTTATTTGAAAATCTAGGAGCAATTGGTATCTGAGTTAAAGTGGAAATCTGGATAAGTAGCTTTACGTTATCCTTGTAAATAGTTATTAACATCTTTTACTCTCTGCAGACAAATTCTGGCATTGGATCCCAATATGCTGGAGAAAAAAGTACCTCTGATCACTAGTAACTCAGGATTCAAAATACATTTCTTCTTTCAGTGTCTTTACTTCTTCAATTCACCAAAAGAGAAACGTTTCTAATTCTTCAATGGAATCTGTTTTTGCAGATAGAGCCTTGATGTCAAGCAGGGCCCTCCACCTCTAGGCTGAGGCTAGAGGTTAAATGCCTTGCCACGCCACCATTAACCAACCAAAAGCACAATTGTCCTTGCCAGTACAAAAGAGTAAATGTGGTGCTGTGAAAGTAGGGGTAGCTGTGCAATAAAAACTATcataaaatcaaaaaatttatacatcaACTCACAGTGTTGAGCATGAAACTACTGGAGCAGCCTGGTAACCAACAATACAGATGAAAAAAGGGTACAAAATTTGTATGATCAGTAAAAGAACTTTACTCATTTGGTAATTTACAGACACATCACAGATCACAGATCCCTTCTGCATAGTGGGCATGAACCATGCCGCAGGAGCCACTTATCTATACAAGGTAGATGAAACATGTGATGGCAGTGGGGCAAACTTCTAACTGTCTCTCCAAGCTGAAAGTCCTGataatgtaaaaattcataatttcaatCCGTAAGTTTCAAATTTAACAGCAACCCTAAGAGCCTgtgagagaagaaaacaaacgaAGAAAACAATATGGCTTTAAGATCTTAACCTGAAGGCAAACTGAACAAGAGACTTTCTCCCCAGAAGCATCCACATTATTGTTGCTAGTAATAATGATCTTTGGGATCTTTTCAACTGAATCTCCAGGCAACCCTTTGGACCCACCAGTGTCAAAGATATTGGGGATCTCATCAAAGCTTGATTCAACTGCACCCATCTGGTTAAACACAAGGAAATGAACAATAAATTAGTAAGCACATAAATTAGCACTTGGAGTTGATTCTCACATAAGAACTAGCATCTAGGTATGGAAATTACCTGACTTTGCACTGCACTTAACATGGCTGGACCGATCCGCTCACGGACTAGTCTACCACTTAGGAGACTTGCAATGACATCAATCTGCATAGTTTAGGAGAAAACATGAATTAGGCACTCATAATGGCATTTGCTAATTGCAACTCTATTAAAGCTTGAAGAAACATTTGCAGTGACCACCTAGCCCTATAAATAATCTCACCAAATAAAGAAGACACCCAATTCCGGACTCATCTGATTGCCAAAGAATAAGGGAAGATTCAAACACTTCGATAGAGAAAACAGCTCCTGATATTGCTCCAACAGCAGCCCCTCTTACAAATCCACTCTCAGTCTCTTGGCCTATCAAAGCTCCAGTCATAGCTCCTAACATGGTGCCCACTGCACACAAAAATGTCATTTCCATTAGTGAGAATGTTAAGATAAAACACGTCTTAATTACCAAAACGCTCTCTGTTCCAGGGATCCAGACATATTTGGATGAATGTAAAAGGACAataattcacaaaaaaaacccTTGTCTATAAGTGAAAgcttttactttaattagagCTAGATTTTAACAAATCAATGGCATATCAGCCCATGCATCATGCTCccaaatgaaattcaattctGTTAACAAAATCTACAAATTCCAATGCATGAAATTGAATTCCTTTCCTCTGTCAGAGTAACAGAAAACAATTTGATCTTGGTTGCAGATATCAATGATTCAAGAGCCAAATCCAATTAATTGCAGTACCGACGTCAAAAAGACAGAAACAGATCAAGAGGCAACACCCATGTAAGcattaacaaagaaagataaaaacttTCATCAAAGACAACAATGAACAAACAGAACCCaataacataaaacaaaaacaaaaggctgAGAATGGACCGTCGAAAGGAAAATGAGACAGAGAAAAACGAACCTAATGCAAAGAAGAAGGTGAAGATCGCAGAGAAAATGTTCCCAAGAATCGCAGAGACCGCAAAGTTGCAAAATTCCTTGATCCTCTCAAAGAAATTCCCAAATGAaaacgaagaagatgaagaaaaccGAGATGGGTGTGCAATAAAATCCATTGTTGGGTCAGAAACTGTTGGGTTTATAAAAGCCTTTGTAGCTGGATGTTGTTGATCTTAAAGCAATGAAATTTAAACCCTTTAAAGAGGTCACCAATATCTGCgtgtatatataaaagaagGGATAGGTATGCTTAGTCCTTAAGAGAAGAGATAGAAGACGGGAAAACCACATCAACCAACTCGCATTTAaagcttttttttctctttgacaTACAACTCTCTCCCTCTGTcgctttctctctttctctctctatctaaAAAGCCCTGTTTTCTTCCATTAGAGCTATATTTGCTCGTGGATGAAAGAAAATATAGGCCTTTACCTTTGTAGAAAAAGATTAGTAATTTTGGCTACAAatacatgtgtgtgtgtgagagagagagagagagagagagagagagaagagaaatagaAACCCATGACTAAGAAGCTTCTGCTTTGACAATCGAGCGTCCTTGTTCAGGCTATTAATCGTCCACAAAACCCGTCActgcaaaattaaatttttattttccatcaCCCATTTTTCaacaatgagagagagagagagagtcaagGGTGTGGGGTTGGTTTTGTGAGCTTTTGAGCCCAATTGATTGGCCACCGCTGCCCACAAGTAGTTACTACGAAGCTTGGaagattttccttttttccagaGCAGGCGAAGGCAATGAAAATatctgcaattttttttttctttctttgtttttgggttggtTTGGTTATTGGTTTTTGCTTGAAATGGTATGTTCTTGCTTCTGCCACCTCAACATAGAAAAGCCATTACAATGGCGGATTAATTACGCCTCAACAAAGATGACCAAATACAAACAGATTGCTAAGTTTTaacttaattttataataattgtCCAACCAAAAATAAGAACGTGGCAAAATTAaactgaattttaaattaaggAGCGAAAATAGCTAGTTATTGAGAGGGGGAGCTTAATAAGTTCGTTACATATTATTATCCGATTTTATGTGAGAGAAAGGAGTGTTGTTTTGTGGTAGGTGTGTTAGGTGGGTGACgcatgttttattttgtaatgcTTGTATGAGTTAATTCAACCGAGCTCGTCCgaattcaatttaaaaaatttcgtatGTATGAAAAGATTAGATGGAATATCTAGGGTTGGGATGGGCTCAAATTCGAGATGAAATTTAACTAACATCTTTGACAATTTTGTTGCTGATTGAGTTTGGATTATTTGAATCCAATCGAGCTTAACGGAGATTTAGACGTGTATAAGATTGGACTATCCTTGCTCATTAGCCAAACTTGAATTTCTAAACTACTAGGAACATTCTATGTTGAATTATGACTTTCTTGTAATCAAATCAAGGATGACTATATAGTCTGTACAAAACGCCTCATTTGAAAACATGATGCTGCTTCTAACGCGGTTGGAAAAAGTATAAAACGGCTTAAGGCGAGTGCTTCCTGGAAAAGTA
Proteins encoded in this region:
- the LOC18771436 gene encoding NEP1-interacting protein 2; amino-acid sequence: MDFIAHPSRFSSSSSFSFGNFFERIKEFCNFAVSAILGNIFSAIFTFFFALVGTMLGAMTGALIGQETESGFVRGAAVGAISGAVFSIEVFESSLILWQSDESGIGCLLYLIDVIASLLSGRLVRERIGPAMLSAVQSQMGAVESSFDEIPNIFDTGGSKGLPGDSVEKIPKIIITSNNNVDASGEKVSCSVCLQDFQLGETVRSLPHCHHMFHLPCIDKWLLRHGSCPLCRRDL